A window of the Carassius carassius chromosome 36, fCarCar2.1, whole genome shotgun sequence genome harbors these coding sequences:
- the LOC132116810 gene encoding uncharacterized protein LOC132116810: MRMLEDEVFCFILALFHKIMPHVDMLFNHLQKRNIDSVFIAGITQRFTHSIQAIRDSVPSLVEDEEYRGPVQEPPLKKWRAMGEETQQHLAIEVCDTIMSHAKERFSFTNHLISATLLQGDLFPQHNRKFPDSALGTTVDAYPMLDKARLKTELSLIYENEDFQGCSGALALFQVVMENNLQDTFTETVSLLKILITTPMTTAE; the protein is encoded by the exons ATGAGAATGTTGGAAGATGAGGTTTTCTGTTTCATCCTGGCGTTATTCCACAAAATCATGCCACATGTAGACATGCTGTTTAACCATCTGCAGAAGAGGAACATAGACTCTGTCTTCATCGCAGGGATCACCCAGAGGTTCACTCACAGCATACAGGCCATCAG GGACTCCGTTCCTTCTCTAGTTGAGGATGAGGAGTATAGGGGACCTGTACAGGAACCACCCCTAAAGAAATGGAGGGCAATGGGAGAAGAAACGCAACAGCATCTGGCAATAGAG GTATGTGATACCATTATGAGCCATGCCAAGGAGAGGTTTTCTTTCACCAATCATCTCATCAGTGCCACTCTGTTGCAAGGAGACTTGTttccacaacacaacagaaagtTCCCGGATTCAGCACTAGGAACCACGGTGGATGCCTATCCCATGTTGGACAAAGCCAGACTTAAAACAGAACTGTCCCTGATCTATGAAAATGAGGACTTCCAGGGTTGCAGTGGTGCACTGGCTCTCTTTCAGGTTGTAATGGAAAATAACCTTCAAGACACATTCACCGAAACTGTAAGTCTTCTCAAGATCCTCATCACCACACCAATGACAACAGCAGAATAA
- the LOC132116811 gene encoding protein phosphatase 1 regulatory subunit 36 isoform X2 — MAKSPSEPITMPSYGRWDWNDETKTLEFIRFEPKEEVKEKKKTNTSKSQEQSRKPLEKWQTNTVRPAQLEAFKTSIKHSQMECVTIQDVKLAAVCLLHKNDRFPIPSRFLSLLKSKELDELLGKLLLYFSCYFEKKALEEKPTFVIAGPSLLSDSEMQMNAKLELAQRQFAVCYFSLQLKLLPHQHQISDRIRMSLNASIDRDMQLNECLLRFYSYASWVTFERRGLKGIRMEIGRLFGSNVFNPAPNESKKEWKDQESSQKSPSKVLNSRQTSLNNWKSNRLPPLNKIITQRSPLMVSLLPTPQEKAPHLFERFRGPQVPSTEDCDSEAVMEELKEQLKEQLSFGILGRPLSQFSPETLKPQEGPSEEETENEEDEGSNSEVVSADPRVLIKTSVTGQRSLTTAADKRMRSSRADLVSRATTEAVSSDTE; from the exons ATGGCAAAATCGCCTTCTGAACCG ATAACAATGCCTTCCTATGGACGCTGGGACTGGAACGATGAAACAAAAACCCTGGAGTTCATACG TTTCGAACCCAAAGAAGAGgtgaaagagaagaagaaaacaaatacGTCTAAATCCCAAGAGCAGTCCAGAAAGCCTCTGGAGAAGTGGCAAAC GAATACGGTGCGTCCCGCTCAACTGGAAGCCTTTAAGACCTCAATAAAACACTCACAAATGGAATGTGTCACAATTCAGGATGTTAAAT TGGCAGCAGTCTGTTTGCTACACAAGAACGACAGGTTTCCCATTCCTTCACGTTTTCTGTCCCTGCTAAa GAGCAAAGAGCTTGATGAGCTTCTCGGCAAACTCCTGCTCTACTTTTCTTGCTACTTTGAGAAGAAAGCTCTGGAGGAGAAACCGACTTTTGTCATAGC CGGGCCATCATTACTCAGTGACTCTGAGATGCAGATGAATGCTAAACTGGAGCTGGCACAAAGGCAGTTTGCCGTCTGTTACTTCAGTCTGCAGCTGAAGCTGCTCCCGCATCAGCACCAAATTTCTGACAG AATCAGGATGTCCTTAAACGCATCCATTGACCGTGACATGCAACTAAATGAG TGTCTCCTCAGATTTTACAGCTATGCTTCATGGGTGACCTTCGAGAGGCGGGGCCTAAAGGGCATTCGGATGGAAATCGGACGCTTGTTTGGCTCAAATGTGTTTAACCCCGCACCAAATGAATCAAAAAAAGAATGGAAAGACCAGGAGAGTTCCCAGAAGAGTCCGTCTAAGGTTCTGAACTCCCGACAAACATCACTGAATAACTG GAAGTCAAACCGTCTTCCTCCCCTGAACAAAATCATAACCCAGCGTTCCCCGCTGATGGTCTCTCTGCTGCCGACTCCACAAGAAAAGGCCCCTCACCTGTTTGAGCGCTTCAGAGGTCCTCAAGTGCCCTCGACAGAAGACTGTGATTCAGAGGCGGTGATGGAGGAGCTCAAAGAGCAGCTTAAAGAGCAGCTGAG CTTTGGAATCCTTGGAAGGCCTTTGAGCCAGTTCAGCCCCGAGACACTGAAGCCTCAGGAAGGCCCGAGTGAAGAGGAGACTGAGAACGAGGAAGACGAGGGTAGTAACAGCGAAGTGGTGAGCGCTGACCCACGAGTACTCATCAAGACCTCCGTCACTGGCCAAAGATCGCTCACCACAGCTGCAGACAAACGCATGCGCTCCAGCCGAGCTGACTTAGTCTCCAGAGCTACCACTGAAGCGGTGTCCTCAGATACAGAATAA
- the LOC132116811 gene encoding protein phosphatase 1 regulatory subunit 36 isoform X1, translated as MAKSPSEPITMPSYGRWDWNDETKTLEFIRFEPKEEVKEKKKTNTSKSQEQSRKPLEKWQTNTVRPAQLEAFKTSIKHSQMECVTIQDVKLAAVCLLHKNDRFPIPSRFLSLLKSKELDELLGKLLLYFSCYFEKKALEEKPTFVIAGPSLLSDSEMQMNAKLELAQRQFAVCYFSLQLKLLPHQHQISDRIRMSLNASIDRDMQLNECLLRFYSYASWVTFERRGLKGIRMEIGRLFGSNVFNPAPNESKKEWKDQESSQKSPSKVLNSRQTSLNNWKSNRLPPLNKIITQRSPLMVSLLPTPQEKAPHLFERFRGPQVPSTEDCDSEAVMEELKEQLKEQLRSLSFGILGRPLSQFSPETLKPQEGPSEEETENEEDEGSNSEVVSADPRVLIKTSVTGQRSLTTAADKRMRSSRADLVSRATTEAVSSDTE; from the exons ATGGCAAAATCGCCTTCTGAACCG ATAACAATGCCTTCCTATGGACGCTGGGACTGGAACGATGAAACAAAAACCCTGGAGTTCATACG TTTCGAACCCAAAGAAGAGgtgaaagagaagaagaaaacaaatacGTCTAAATCCCAAGAGCAGTCCAGAAAGCCTCTGGAGAAGTGGCAAAC GAATACGGTGCGTCCCGCTCAACTGGAAGCCTTTAAGACCTCAATAAAACACTCACAAATGGAATGTGTCACAATTCAGGATGTTAAAT TGGCAGCAGTCTGTTTGCTACACAAGAACGACAGGTTTCCCATTCCTTCACGTTTTCTGTCCCTGCTAAa GAGCAAAGAGCTTGATGAGCTTCTCGGCAAACTCCTGCTCTACTTTTCTTGCTACTTTGAGAAGAAAGCTCTGGAGGAGAAACCGACTTTTGTCATAGC CGGGCCATCATTACTCAGTGACTCTGAGATGCAGATGAATGCTAAACTGGAGCTGGCACAAAGGCAGTTTGCCGTCTGTTACTTCAGTCTGCAGCTGAAGCTGCTCCCGCATCAGCACCAAATTTCTGACAG AATCAGGATGTCCTTAAACGCATCCATTGACCGTGACATGCAACTAAATGAG TGTCTCCTCAGATTTTACAGCTATGCTTCATGGGTGACCTTCGAGAGGCGGGGCCTAAAGGGCATTCGGATGGAAATCGGACGCTTGTTTGGCTCAAATGTGTTTAACCCCGCACCAAATGAATCAAAAAAAGAATGGAAAGACCAGGAGAGTTCCCAGAAGAGTCCGTCTAAGGTTCTGAACTCCCGACAAACATCACTGAATAACTG GAAGTCAAACCGTCTTCCTCCCCTGAACAAAATCATAACCCAGCGTTCCCCGCTGATGGTCTCTCTGCTGCCGACTCCACAAGAAAAGGCCCCTCACCTGTTTGAGCGCTTCAGAGGTCCTCAAGTGCCCTCGACAGAAGACTGTGATTCAGAGGCGGTGATGGAGGAGCTCAAAGAGCAGCTTAAAGAGCAGCTGAGGTCTCTGAG CTTTGGAATCCTTGGAAGGCCTTTGAGCCAGTTCAGCCCCGAGACACTGAAGCCTCAGGAAGGCCCGAGTGAAGAGGAGACTGAGAACGAGGAAGACGAGGGTAGTAACAGCGAAGTGGTGAGCGCTGACCCACGAGTACTCATCAAGACCTCCGTCACTGGCCAAAGATCGCTCACCACAGCTGCAGACAAACGCATGCGCTCCAGCCGAGCTGACTTAGTCTCCAGAGCTACCACTGAAGCGGTGTCCTCAGATACAGAATAA
- the LOC132116811 gene encoding protein phosphatase 1 regulatory subunit 36 isoform X3, with protein MPSYGRWDWNDETKTLEFIRFEPKEEVKEKKKTNTSKSQEQSRKPLEKWQTNTVRPAQLEAFKTSIKHSQMECVTIQDVKLAAVCLLHKNDRFPIPSRFLSLLKSKELDELLGKLLLYFSCYFEKKALEEKPTFVIAGPSLLSDSEMQMNAKLELAQRQFAVCYFSLQLKLLPHQHQISDRIRMSLNASIDRDMQLNECLLRFYSYASWVTFERRGLKGIRMEIGRLFGSNVFNPAPNESKKEWKDQESSQKSPSKVLNSRQTSLNNWKSNRLPPLNKIITQRSPLMVSLLPTPQEKAPHLFERFRGPQVPSTEDCDSEAVMEELKEQLKEQLRSLSFGILGRPLSQFSPETLKPQEGPSEEETENEEDEGSNSEVVSADPRVLIKTSVTGQRSLTTAADKRMRSSRADLVSRATTEAVSSDTE; from the exons ATGCCTTCCTATGGACGCTGGGACTGGAACGATGAAACAAAAACCCTGGAGTTCATACG TTTCGAACCCAAAGAAGAGgtgaaagagaagaagaaaacaaatacGTCTAAATCCCAAGAGCAGTCCAGAAAGCCTCTGGAGAAGTGGCAAAC GAATACGGTGCGTCCCGCTCAACTGGAAGCCTTTAAGACCTCAATAAAACACTCACAAATGGAATGTGTCACAATTCAGGATGTTAAAT TGGCAGCAGTCTGTTTGCTACACAAGAACGACAGGTTTCCCATTCCTTCACGTTTTCTGTCCCTGCTAAa GAGCAAAGAGCTTGATGAGCTTCTCGGCAAACTCCTGCTCTACTTTTCTTGCTACTTTGAGAAGAAAGCTCTGGAGGAGAAACCGACTTTTGTCATAGC CGGGCCATCATTACTCAGTGACTCTGAGATGCAGATGAATGCTAAACTGGAGCTGGCACAAAGGCAGTTTGCCGTCTGTTACTTCAGTCTGCAGCTGAAGCTGCTCCCGCATCAGCACCAAATTTCTGACAG AATCAGGATGTCCTTAAACGCATCCATTGACCGTGACATGCAACTAAATGAG TGTCTCCTCAGATTTTACAGCTATGCTTCATGGGTGACCTTCGAGAGGCGGGGCCTAAAGGGCATTCGGATGGAAATCGGACGCTTGTTTGGCTCAAATGTGTTTAACCCCGCACCAAATGAATCAAAAAAAGAATGGAAAGACCAGGAGAGTTCCCAGAAGAGTCCGTCTAAGGTTCTGAACTCCCGACAAACATCACTGAATAACTG GAAGTCAAACCGTCTTCCTCCCCTGAACAAAATCATAACCCAGCGTTCCCCGCTGATGGTCTCTCTGCTGCCGACTCCACAAGAAAAGGCCCCTCACCTGTTTGAGCGCTTCAGAGGTCCTCAAGTGCCCTCGACAGAAGACTGTGATTCAGAGGCGGTGATGGAGGAGCTCAAAGAGCAGCTTAAAGAGCAGCTGAGGTCTCTGAG CTTTGGAATCCTTGGAAGGCCTTTGAGCCAGTTCAGCCCCGAGACACTGAAGCCTCAGGAAGGCCCGAGTGAAGAGGAGACTGAGAACGAGGAAGACGAGGGTAGTAACAGCGAAGTGGTGAGCGCTGACCCACGAGTACTCATCAAGACCTCCGTCACTGGCCAAAGATCGCTCACCACAGCTGCAGACAAACGCATGCGCTCCAGCCGAGCTGACTTAGTCTCCAGAGCTACCACTGAAGCGGTGTCCTCAGATACAGAATAA